The window tataaaaaattttaaaattagctggggatgATGGCATGAGCCTATATtcccagcagctcaggaggctgaggtaggactGCCTGAAgttaggagtttggggttgcagtgagctatgatggcaccactgcactctacttggGCAACAgaaactccatctcttaaaataaagaGTGGACTTGGCGctaatagcacagtggttatggcaccagccacatacactaaaggtggtgggtttgaacctggcccacgccagctaaacaacagcaataaaaaataaccaagcattgtggcgggtgcctgtagtcccagctacttgggaggctaaggcaagagaatcgcttaaacccaagagttggaggttgctgtgagctgtgacgctacagcactctacggagggcaacatagtgaaactgtctcaaaaatttaaaaaaaagtgatcaaAATCTCAAAATATAGGGAAATGCCAAGTAATGTTTTACATATTGAGAAATGTCCCTTGATTTGGTGGTAAGTAGGTTTTTGTTGGCTTTAGTGAGCGTGGCCCTCATGAAGACTAAAGCCAAACTGCAGGGAACTGAGGCCTGAATGGAAGTGAAAAAACGGAGACAAACTTGCAATTGTTTCAGGCAACTTGACTGAAAAAAAAGCAGGACTAAGGGGTTTTTAACTTATTTGTTAAAACAAAGGGGGAGGAAATGGACTTGAGCCCAGATGTAGCTGAGTACCCGGCCTTACCAGTGATATTCACTGGTAAATACCCATATGCAGTGTCCAAGATGAAGAAGACATCTGATGCAGCAGGCAGTGGCCGATGGCCAGATACGGTGAAGGACAGAGTTAACTAGTTGAGTCTGAAGCCATATTCCCTGAGTACAATCCTGCATAGCTGTGTAGCCATAAACAAGTCACTTCACCTTTCtatgtctgtttctgtatctgtCAAGTGAGCATAATACTGATACCCACCACACTGGCTGGGATGAGGATTACATAAATTAACATACTGTGAAGTGCTTATAATACTGCCTGACGTAGTAAACACATAGAGGTGACAGCAGTTTCGTCCCTCCAGCTGTATCTGCACATGTATCTTCATTCAGATTTCTGATTAATGTGAGTCTAGACCGTATCAGCATAGTCTTCTCTGCATTTGTACCTTTAAGTATCCTATTTTATAATAAGTCGGTTATTCAGACACCCAGCCACACGGTCTCTCATACTCACAGCACAGTAGAGGGCGGGGAGGCTCTCCCAACCTGCACCGGCCTCCTCTCTCACACGTTCTCCTTCGTGAATGGCTTCCAAAACTTCCCTTTTGAATTTGGTATAAAGTGAGCCATAAAGAATTTACTAACAGTGAAGAAAAATCACAGCCAAGGAGCAACTACTCCAGAGGAAATGAGATTAAAGGTACATTCTGgcagtggcacctgtagctcaagcagctaaggctgccagctatatacaccagagctggcgagtccgaattcggcctgggcctgccaaacaatgacaactacaaccaaagaacagccgggcgttgtggtggacgtctgtagttccagctacttgggaggctaaagcaagagaatcacttaagtgattaagcccaggagtttgaggttgctgtgagctgtgatgccacggcactctacccagggctatggcttgaggctctgtctaaaaaaaaaaaaacccaaaacattcTGGAAAGTAGTTATTTTTGTGGAAGGAAGGGAATAGGACTGAGAAGGGGACAGATGTTGtattttacatctttaaaaaaacaaattcaaaagaagtaagaagcaaaaaaaaaaaaaccccaaaacccaaATCTGAAGCAAATATAACCATGGATAAGTTAGGTGGTTATActgttcattattttattttctatacttttctatttgtttgaaacattagaaatcatttaaaaatatttacttgggTAGGTTAGAATTAACATGAATGTAGTTAGGATATAGTTCCGTGTATTATGAGCCAGGTTCACGAACatttggattaaaaaaagaaacttactaaAAACCGTAgcaacacacaaacacaaacatatacacaagCACTGCTtcaaaaaggatttttaaaactgtgaaaaaatatatataaaatgaaagataGTAATGAAAAATCCAATAAGTAAACATTTCATTGAAATTTGTTAATATGTATttgttatacatatatttaacaaTATAGAAAAGGGTACCAACTGTCGACCTTTCagagtttatttctttataaaggaaaaaaatacagagtgATTTTAATAAACAAAGCACTCAATTCCAATGTTTTtcttagaggaaaaaagaagtatATAATACACACTTATCATGCCCTGTATTGATTACTCTtgcaaaagaaattgaaaaatgcaaacattgtaacccagttgtttgtactctcacatcaatctgaaatttaaaaaagatattgaaaaaaccCACACAAATCTAGACTTGAGTGCTAGGAATGTTGCCATAAGGCATGTGTATTGaccttaataaaaaataaattcagttgaTATTCTTTATTTCACCTTCTCCTTACATCCTTGCCATCCCCTTACTCGAAGCTTAGGGGCAATGACTCTACACCACTAGTGTTGTGGTGGCATCTGTGTCTCCAAGTCCTGATGTCCTCTCTATGGTAATCCACTGACATGCACCTGAAAGCACCAGCGACATCACTTCATCAGATTCCTAGAAAGGAGGGTACCTGGCACACAGTCTCTAGTGCTAGCAAAGAGAGGGGAGGCAACGGTTCTCTGAGCTTCCATTCACTTCTTTACTTTTATACTCATTAGGCCTGCCCAGCCCGCTTAGGAGACTCCCAGGAGAGCAGGGGCTAGGCCAGGACTCTGTTCCTAGGATGAATGAAGCCAGGAATCAGTCTGGGCACTTCTGGTAACACACAGAACACAGGCAGGCCTGAGGAGTGTGGCCTGTATAGGGTAAGGCTTTAAATTTGCAGCCCAGGTAAAAGGAGATGAGTTAGGGAAACAGCATTTCTGTGCATTTAAAACTGGGTGGTCTCTGCAGGCCACTGCCTCTGAACCGTCAGCATTTCAAGGTCTGATGACGATCTTCAGGTAAATGTCCTCATGATCAGTGGATATAGGAGCAATGATGGAGATTGGGGAATTGCACATCCTATCACTGAAGGTCTTGACCAGGTCATGTTAATCTTTTTAATGGCAAAGATAATAACatcaaagaaaatgtttacaatgGAAATAAGAAATTGTAGAACCTTTATGCTTTAATGCACACATTTTCATGACCTTTTCTTTCACTGACTTGAGACCTACAATTTAGTGTCTGCTCTTTTTATTTAACGTGACCCCAAACAATAGCAGCACAATAGTTATGCTCAAGAGGAAAGCAGGGGCATGTGACGTATAGCAGTGTTTCTGCAGGGGCCCTGCCTGGGACCCCTCTCACAGGCTACTGGTTAACAGAACTGAGGGGGCTCCTTCGATGACTGCGGGTAGTGGAGCCTTAGCTCTTGTCACTAGCTGGAGCCCTGGGTTGGGTTATGTGAACATCCCAAGAGAATTCTGCGGGTAGAAGACGTCCACCCTGTCCATatagaaacagcacaagaaggCAGGGTGGGTCTACCTAGAACCAGGTCCCCAAAGGAACATGGTCAAGGGACTAATAGACGGTGTATAAGGACCAAGTTTTACTCAGATCCCTCTCAGCCCTGCCTTCCCCAAGTTTCTGTATCCACCATAGTGAAAGCTTTCTGAAAGAAACACCAGGGACCTCTCTATTGTCCTCCCAGTCTAGGACCAAGCAAAAGGACTTAATGGGCAAAGAAATCCTTGTCTAAATTGGCTGCTGCCCACTACAACCCCAGCCCCTGGGCCACGTTGTTGCTTCTGCACATGAAGCCACCAGGGGGCAGGCTGGGCCCACAGTGAGACATTTCCTCCTAGAGAAAACGGATCACAAGTGCAAAGACCCTTCTTCAGAGCCACTTGTCTACCTCCCCGTCCCCCAGGGGCTTTGCTCTCCTGGCCTCAGCTGCGCCATTGGCTGAAAGTGGATGAGAGGAGGGGGTGGaaggttattattatttcagagcTGGTTAGGGACTCTGAGTCCTTCAAATTTGATACCTTACCACAGTGCCTAGACCACCTGGTGTTCAATCATATATGAGTAACAGTCGTGTGCAACTGAAATAGCAAGAAATCCAAAGGAGAATACATCTAGGGGAGGGAGCTATGCATGGGAGAGGGGCTATCCTGCGACCAGGTAGGTCCAGAGCCCTAACATTGCCCAGAAGTCCTACAATGTCTTCTTCCACATACAGAGCCTTGAGTGGTAACACACAAGCACAGTGACCAGGCTGAGAATGTGAGCATGTGTCTGCATTTGTTTAGGGGTGGGACAGGAGTGACATAACTCAGAGGCTTACAAGCAGAGCAGCACAAAGGCTACGAAGGCTACAGCTTTCATTCCCAGCTCTCAACCAGACAGACTTCTCCAGGCACAGATACTTAACCCAACCTGGCGGGCCCCGCTGAGCTCAATCACTCTCAATAGCAGAAGACCAGTCGTGGCTGCTCCCTTACCCTAGGAccattcactttattttatttttacacagatagtccatatttattataaaacatgCCACATCCACTCTTTATTGGACACCCGTGCCAGCACCAGCCCCCTTCTCTCCAGGCACAAGGGCACGTGGGCAAGGGGCTCCGTCCCCGGCCAGGATGCAGTGGAAGCCTGGCCCGACTACCTCTCCTAGGGCCAGCACCTTCCTCGGTGCCAGGGGCTGCTGGCTCAGTCCTGTTCAAACTCTTGCTCACAGTAGCCTACATTGAGGGGCTGGGCCTGGACACCTCGCCTGCAAGAGGACAGGGAGAAATGGCAAGATGAGCGCCCCAGAAGGAGCCAGTATTATGCCCTAGCAACATCTCCACCCCATTTCCATGATGCTCAAACTGTCACTGTACACCAAAAGGACAGATATCAAATCTGTGGAATCTCACTTCTGGAGATTCTCACTTGGTATGGGGTGAAGTGTTGACAAGACTTCAATTTGAACAGGtaccccaggtgattctgatacagAAAGACCCAGGAACTTTGTGGAATACCCACTCCCCCCCATCCtgcctgtctctgtctcccagcACCAAATAATTCAGTCCCTTTAGAAAACAGGTAGAATGCCTATGGGCTGCCCAATGCTCTTGACCTACTTAGCTCTCTGCTCCTGGctctaaaacagcggttctcaagctgtgggtcacgacccacaggaaccgtattaaatggctgcggcattaggaaggttgagaaccactgctctaaaacatTATAAATGTGGTTGCAGAGGGGGACAGGCGAGCTGTCCAGCCCATGCACTTGGGCATCAAATCTTGTCCTCAGGTCTCAGATTTGCAAGTTACAAGCTCTGATCAATCACCTTAAGAACCTTTtggttggcttggcgcctgtagctcagtgagtagggcaccagccacatacaccgaagatggcaggttcaagcccggcccaggcctgctcaataacaatgataaatgcaacaaaaaaatagccgggtgttgtagtgggcacctgtagttccagctacttgggaggctgaggcaagagaatcgcttgagtccatgagtttgaggttgctatgatgccaaggcactctacccagggcaacagcttgaggctttgtcaccaaaaaaaaaaaaaaacctttgggcATGCTTCCTTTATTACCCAAATGAGGAACAAGCTTAGAGAACCAGCTTAAAGTCACCCAGTGAACTGCAGAAAGTGGAGGTTTAGACCCCGACATACGAGGTCCAGGATCTGGTCTGTACTAAGCTGTGTCCTCTAGGATCTCAAGACCCAGAAGGAATCTGGGAAACAACGACCTTACACAGACCCATCCCTAACAGAGGTGAAGATACCATGAGAGCCCAAAAAGTCAGCTTGGTTCAAATCCTACTTCTTAGTGACTTTGGGCAAGAGACAGACTTCTCTGTTCCTCAGCCATCTATCTCTGAAATGGGGATAAAAAGCGCATCTACCTCATTGGGCTGTGAAGATTCACTGAGACAAAGCCTGTAAAGGGCTTGGCACAGTGTTTGCCACTAAGTCCAGTCATGCCTTGGTATCAGCAGGGGACTGGTTCTAGGACCCCTGCAGATATCCAATCTGTGGATACTCAAGTCTCACacaaaatggtgtagtatttatATATAACCTATGTGCAACCtcccatatattttaaatcatttctagattatttataacaCCTATTGCAATATATGTgccaggtagtttttttttttattattgcattgttattgtttatttatctatttattttccgAATGTTTTCTATCGTGGTTAGTTGAATCACAGATGCACAATCCTAGGATATGGAGGGCTACCTATAAGACTCTGTAAGTGTTAGCTATTGTTATCATTCTATCTCTTTCAAGAAGGGGTCCCAAGGCCTGGATCTGCCCTACCCATACCTTAGGAAGACCCCACCGCCTACTCACCTCAGCAACTCACAGCGGAAGCGTGACAAACGTCTATAGGCAAATTTCACGTCCGAGATTAACTTGTTGCTCCATAGCCTCTCAGCAACAGCCCCTGCTCTGGGCCTGCAGGGAATGGGGTATGTGCAGGGTGGAAAGTGTCCTCCTTCAAAGACCGGCGCCTCTTATCTAGGTCCCCTGGACCAGCTCAGGGCCAAGGAATGTGATCAACTGCCTTGTTTAGAGCTACAGCCTGACTGAATGACTCCCAGAGAATTCTAGATCTTGGCTCCATCTTCATTAAAATGTGGATAGTGACCCCATGCACTTCCTCTCCCAAAGAGATGGGGAATAAGAATAAGCTttagggctcggtgcctgtagctcaatgggtagggtgccagccacatagactgaggctcgcaggttcgagcctggcccaggcctgccaaacaatgtcaactccaaccaaaaaacagccgggtgttgtggcaggcgcctgtagtcccagctacttgggagactgaggcaggagaattgcttaagcccaagagctggaggttgctgtgagctgtgacactacggcactctactgagggcaacacagtgagactctgtctcaaaataaaaaaataagctttaaaGGTGCCATTAATTGGCAGTGACAGCAGAAGCACATGTCCTTAAAATGTAAACTCTGCACACTCAACCATGTTTGGTAAAGCTGCTGAGGGAAGTGTTATTGTAGGAATCGTGGACGCTCAGTGTTAGATGCTGAGCCTGGCACCTGTGCTCTCCAGGCCTCATTATCTATCTTTACCTATTCTGCACATCCCATGGGTTACTGGAAAGAAACATGGAAGCCACGAGGAAGTGAAGATCACATACAAACAGAAGGCTTAAGGAGCGCCTCTTCTCTCTCAGATCCAAGAGGAGGGCACTAGTCTGGAGATGGCTAGATGGGAGAACCCCTGCCCTCCATCCCAACCCTCTAGATCCCCAGAAAACCCTTACCAGAGCCTGGGGACCAGGTTTGTGCTGTCCACATACTCTCCCCACATGCAGGCCTCTCCACCAATCACCAGAGCTTTCTGCTTACGGGTACCTGAAGGCAGCAACAATAGGCTGCTGGTGGTGGAGGAACTCTAGGGATCCCCTTCAGCCATGTTCCCAATGCAGTCCTCTCCTCAGATAAGGAGAAATTTCCTACCCAGAAATGTCTTGCTTGGACCTTCCTGCCTCCCACTGTCCCCTAGCCCAGCCTCCTTTGGTCAGCAACGGGAGCTCCCTGCTTTCACCTTCAAATTCTAGGGGTTCCACTAGGTAGAAATCCTTCCAGTCAGGGCCATAAGATATACGGTTCAGGTACCAGGGGGCAGAGAGTAGGGCCCGGAAGCCGGCCTTGGTGATCAGTTCCAGCTCCTTCATGTAGCTCACTGGTACCTCTTCTCGCCATACCTGTATGATCGTGTCTGGTCGAACCTGTCACAAAAGGTCAAATGGCAGTAAAATAGCACAGAGCTGAAGAGATTCCTGGGCCTCGTTCAATGCAGGCAACCTGGGCCAAGGGGTGTGTCCCTCTCCATCCCCCAGCAGAAAAGTATGTTTCTGTGACTCCTAACTATTGCACTAACACCTTAGTACATAGGCCAAGAAGTTCACAGGCCCTAAGAaagctccctgctgctctcctTCCCCAGGCCCTGTGCAGCCTCCCTGTCCACACGGAGCCTGGGATTCTGGCTGTGAGCTGAGGGAGGCAAGCAATGGGGCCCAGGTGCTACCATACCCAGGAGTCTCCAGATGTTGCTGGGCACGGCACAAAGTTCCTGCAGAGCCCCTACCTATGAAAGAGGCTAGGATATTATTGATGAAAAATGAAGAAGGTGACCCTGTTCCCACAGACTTAGTGGGAAGACCCTAGTGTGTGACTCAGGAAGGAAAATCCAGCTCATCATGCCAGTCTCTGGAATCCCAAGTGACCCAGCAGCAGAAATAACTCTTGATCAGTTGGTAGCAAGGGAGGATAGACAAAGGTTCTGCCATGTAAACCTGGGGCTCATACCCCTGCAGCCTTTCTAGAGAGAACAGAAGAGTGCTCTGACCACTAAAACCTAGTCCAAGCCCAGAGGACAGGTCcctgcagaggcagggaagggctgGGAGACCAGGGGAAGGCACTGCTGGTGGCCCCTTCTTTTCTCTGTCCTGACTCACCTTTACTTTATTATCAAACACCTCCTGCCACACCACATAGCCCTTGTCATAAGAAGAGACAATGTCCAGCAGTCTGTGGAGGAGAGGAGTCAAGTAAAGGGCCTGCTCAGCTCTCGCTGGCTCTAGGCTGTTTGTGCCAGTGCCCTAGGGGCGAGCCTGGCCAGGAAACAGTGGCCACTGTTTCCAATTGAGCAGTGTCTTCCCCTACATAGGACTGACCACTCCAATGCAGAAAGGATAGGCCAAAGGGACCCTTCAGAGACCTGACGTGGAAACCGAGAACCCCACAGGAGGTGATTCCCAAGGGAccccacccactctccttccttcctcacgTCTGGATGTAGTAGGACTCCAGCTGCTTGAAGTCTTCACCAAAGcctttcttcttcataaagtcctgGATATCTGGGTTGGACTTCCTGAATCCCGTGAGAAAATGaagattaatttttcaaaatcctGAAAACTTAAAGCCTGGGGATTAGTTACCCGGCCTCCTACAACTTCCTCTTTTCACCTAAAAAACCAAATAGCCAAGAATCTCACAGGCCCTGAATACGGAAGGTGTGGCTAAAGCAAAGCTCTGTGAAGGGCACTCCTGACAGGCTGAGAAAGGATGAGTTTTAAGTTCAAACTCCCAAAGAGATTACATCTAATCCTCTCTCTGGACTGTAACACCTGGGTCCAAGTTGTCAGTGTTGAGCTCTGTACACTGGATTCTGTGTCCCCTAGCTGCTAATCCAGGTGGATGACAGGTCTTGCTGGCTGTCACCTGCTGTGGATCCTTGCCTCACAACATCTACATTTTGTTCCCTGGTTCTCCTTCTGCTCATGTCTCCAAAAAGCCAAACTAGTTCCCCAGAAATAGTTCTAGTATCCAATTCTTGGAGAAGCCTCTCACACTCTTTCTGGATTTTACAATTAAATGCTAATTAGAAACTGATATATTTAATCATGAATTCTGTCTCTTGACTCTTCAACTAGACTACTTTAATCCCTtcataaaaggattatttttctctATCGTGAACTTTTACAAGAGCTgatgttttgggggttttttgtgtCTTAGTCTGACCCCCTAGGTAGactgtcgtggcatcatagctcatagcaacctccaactcttgggcttaagtgatcctttgactcagcctccccagtagctgggaatacaaggcgtctgccataacacccagctattctatttttagtagagatgggggtcttgctcttgctcaagctggtgtcttgaactcctgagctcaagcaatcctcccacctcagcttcccagagtgctaagattataggcataaaccaccacacctggctccaagagctggtttttaaaataaatatctgaaggatatgagaaaggagaaaagtagaAGGCCTAAGACATGACCAATGTCAGTGGGGACAGACTGCTGTCTCAGAGGTCAGCCCCTGAGAAGCAGCTGAATTAGGTGCCCCTTGGGTGCTAACCTCTCTTCTGAGTAAGCAATTCATCAGGTGAGGAATCAGACGGGAGGATCAAAGGGCTCATACCAGCAGGTGAAATCAACCTCATCTCCTCCCAGGTGAAGATAAAAATCCGGGAAGACAGAGCTGACCTCCAAGAAAAATGTGCTCATGAATTCATAAGTATTGTTGAGACTGGGATTCACAGGTCCAAAGGTGCCAGAGGGCTGAGACCCAGAGTAACAAGGAGTCAGTAATCCAGGGATACCTAAATCAATAGAGAAGCCCATGCAAAAAGCGTCACGATTACTTAGACACTCGTGCACACTTCTATGGATAAAGACGTAAGTCACACAAAGTCAGACAATCACGCTCATGAATGTCACAcattctcaggccttcagacacTGGCAGTTACCACCATTTAGtcataaagaaatacaaacacGTATATCCATAGTCATAGATAGGCAGAGGCTGGGTTCTAGCCAGTCAACTGTAGGCGCACACTCCTGCCTTGACACATGACTTCCTGGCTCCCACAGGCTGCTCTCATGCCATCTCAGGCAGAGAAGCAGAGGGAGAGCCTGGTCCAGACAAAATGGCAAAATCTTTCTTCTGTCTCCTCCTATATGTTGGGGCAACTATCACCCAGAATATTTCTACATTTCCTAAGTGGCATCTCCTTGGGGCCAGAATCTTTCCCTACTGAAGATGAAGCCAAAGATACCTTCAAATTTCTACAAAGCCAGCGGCCTCTTTTAACCTTCCTTTAACAGCTTTGGGGCTCAATCTAGGGGGTTGGGGGTTAACGGTGGGGGTGGAATATAAAGAAGAGATGAGTGAGCAGGAGTAGTGACTGTCCAACTCTGACCTCCAGAGGCCACCCTGGGAGAGAGGTTCCTCAGCATCTACTCTAGGGCATAACCACCTGCAAGGGCATCTGAGAATCTGCCCacattttaatagtaaaaaatgGTGTTCTTTGCCCGAAGTTAAGTTCTTCCTATCTAAATTCCTAAGAGGAAGAAGTTGATTGAAAACATTCTTCTGGGGACCAAAGTTGGGACATGCCACATCTGAGAGCCAATGCCCTAAAGCCCCACTTTGAGGAAAACTAGCAGACTCTCTCTAACCTCAGACATTATTCTTACCTGGTCCCCAAGACAAAGTATGGCCAGGAGTGTCAAACTCTGCCAGCACACGGATACCCCGAAGCCGCGCGTATTCAATTACCTCCTTCACATCCTGTGATGTGTAGATGTGGGTGACAGGGTTGTAGGAGCCCTGAAAGGCACAAGACACACTTTAGGTTCCTATTTCCTGAAGGCCAGCACAGTAAAAGATACTCAGTATACCCAAAGGACTCCCCAGGTATCAGAAAACCTGCCCACAGCCCTTTGCTATGAGGGACTATTTTTAAGAAACTTTATCATAATTTTCCACAAGTTATCAAATCTGTTTTACCTGAATATCATAATGCCAGGGAGATAAACAAGGTAGTTATTATGCccatttaacaaaatataaataagtaaaaagaaaattagaccaGGTCACAAAGCACATCAATGGCAAAGTTTGGACTTAAGCTCAAGTCTCCTGACTCCAAATCTAGCGTCCTTTGCCTATGTCAGTATGTCTGCCTGAAACTGGCTGTTTAGAATAAGAGCCATCGTTCCTGCCAGCAAAGCCAGGCTCAAACATCAACCTATAAAGTTCGTCTGGGAAAAACTGGGACATACCTTTCTGGTGAGCTCTGGAAAAGTGAAGCTCTCATATGGGAAGGAAGGGTCATCAACCAGATGCCAGTGAAACACATTCAATTTGTTATACGCCATGACATCCTGTGGGTCAGAGCACACACCGTGAACCCATCACAGCCTCTCCGGTTTCAGCCTCAAACCCAAAAATCTGGGCAGGCTGCTCTACACACCTCAACAGGCTCCTCCTGCCCAGCTTCCAGGGAAGTGTTCATAGGGTCTctctatcaaaccttcccaccATGGAGTGCCTGGCATGGGGGGAAGACCCAGCacacttcttctttttccaggaCATATGCAGAGATGGCTGACAGAGTGGTCTTTCCTCTTTTTGAGATGAATTCTGGCCAGGTTGAGAGGAGAGCTGCAGCTACCATGGTACGGTGGAGACTCCCATACCCCTCAAATAGCCTCAAGATCAACACTTCCTCCTGCCATTTGTGGTGGGTTCTATAAactggtttgtttattttttaaagacaagcaTGAAACGAGGAAGAGGAAGATAGTTTACAGAGTAACAAAGCAGGATAGATTTGCCATAGACAATGAATGGGCCTCCACTGCCAGGACAAGTAGACAAAGGGGTCAGGTTATATGAACGTGAGGCTGGCTGAAAACTCAGTAGCCCCATAACTTAACATCTCGGAAGCCAAGGCTGAGAATGTGTTGACTCCTTTGGTTCCACCagagaagcaaaggaaaaagCACATTATTTTGGGGTTTGAGGCTGAAACTGGAGAGGCTGTGATTTGGAGCATCAAATGACAGAGAAGATTGCACATCGAACTCAGGAGAGTAGGAACTTCTCTAGCTAAGGCTTTGACCATCTCTCTCCTGTGACCTTGTCCTGCCTGGAACCAGCCTAAACACTGGCCCATAGTAGCCAGTGGGGTAGATTTAAGTCACTCTTGTTATTTTTGAATCTTGAAACAATCCATCTTCTATGTTCCCCCAGGAGCTCAGCTATATACATTCCCTCTCTAAGTCTTTAAGAATGTGGAAGTTGGCCTGTCCCTTACCCCCATCACCCCAGAACCCTAAGTGCAAAGAAGGCCTGAAGGCCTGGGTACCAGAGTGTCCAGGATGATAGAAAGGGGCAGGTAATGGCGCGATGTATCCAACAGCAAGCCCCGGTGAGGGAAGCGGGGGAAGTCCTCAATCTCAGTCTTGTTGATATAGAACTGTGTAGACAAAAAGGAAGAGGTCAGGACTCAAAGGGAGCTTACTATGAGGGGATGGGGGTGATGAGGAAAACTCTTCCAAGGTCCCTGAAAGTCCAACTGTGACTATTCTCCAGGTAATTACCTCACATAAACAACCACCTTGCCAGAGAGCAACTCTACCATGTCAGCCAAATACAACAGTCCCACACAATACGCAGCCTACAAATTCTGGATTTT is drawn from Nycticebus coucang isolate mNycCou1 chromosome 6, mNycCou1.pri, whole genome shotgun sequence and contains these coding sequences:
- the HEXA gene encoding beta-hexosaminidase subunit alpha, giving the protein MAGSRLWFSLLLAAAFAERVTALWPWPQYIQTSGRRYVLYPNNFQFQYHPSSAAQPGCSVLDEAFQRYRDLLFGSGSWPHLTGKRHALAKKILVVSVVTAGCNHFPTLESAENYTLTINDDECLLLSQTAWGALRGLETFSQLVWKSAEGTFYINKTEIEDFPRFPHRGLLLDTSRHYLPLSIILDTLDVMAYNKLNVFHWHLVDDPSFPYESFTFPELTRKGSYNPVTHIYTSQDVKEVIEYARLRGIRVLAEFDTPGHTLSWGPGIPGLLTPCYSGSQPSGTFGPVNPSLNNTYEFMSTFFLEVSSVFPDFYLHLGGDEVDFTCWKSNPDIQDFMKKKGFGEDFKQLESYYIQTLLDIVSSYDKGYVVWQEVFDNKVKVRPDTIIQVWREEVPVSYMKELELITKAGFRALLSAPWYLNRISYGPDWKDFYLVEPLEFEGTRKQKALVIGGEACMWGEYVDSTNLVPRLWPRAGAVAERLWSNKLISDVKFAYRRLSRFRCELLRRGVQAQPLNVGYCEQEFEQD